One Egicoccus halophilus genomic region harbors:
- a CDS encoding NADH-quinone oxidoreductase subunit B yields MGLIDQVELPKPVKYVFNWGRKYSLWCFNFGLACCAIEFIAASGSRHDFIRLGVIPFAHAPRQADLLVVSGTLTDKMAPALRRLYEQMPEPKYVVSFGSCSNCGGPYWDSYSVTKGVDQILPVDVYVPGCPPRPEALLDGIVALQDRIQGESVKDRMAQRRRDPIVIRSEGPDVAPELQTAEG; encoded by the coding sequence ATGGGACTGATCGACCAGGTCGAGCTCCCCAAGCCCGTCAAGTACGTCTTCAACTGGGGCCGCAAGTACTCGCTGTGGTGCTTCAACTTCGGTCTCGCGTGCTGCGCGATCGAGTTCATCGCGGCCTCGGGCTCCCGGCACGACTTCATCCGCCTCGGCGTGATCCCGTTCGCCCACGCGCCCCGTCAGGCCGACCTGCTGGTCGTGTCGGGAACGCTGACCGACAAGATGGCCCCGGCGCTGCGCCGGCTCTACGAACAGATGCCCGAGCCGAAGTACGTGGTCTCGTTCGGTAGCTGCTCCAACTGCGGCGGCCCGTACTGGGACAGCTACTCGGTCACCAAGGGCGTCGACCAGATCCTGCCCGTCGACGTGTACGTCCCGGGATGTCCTCCCCGTCCGGAAGCCCTGCTGGACGGCATCGTGGCACTGCAGGACCGCATCCAGGGCGAGAGCGTCAAGGACCGCATGGCCCAGCGTCGACGTGACCCCATCGTGATCCGCTCCGAGGGGCCCGACGTGGCACCCGAGCTCCAGACCGCGGAGGGCTGA
- a CDS encoding NADH-quinone oxidoreductase subunit C, with amino-acid sequence MTDVLARRDRALSPEETAELVRVRAGDAAVVGSTVEYGTFTLYVANEHFAEVARVCRDERVLAYDFFDCLFGIDARDEGFDIVAILYSTSTGNRVALRTRCPGGRETPTCPSLTAVYRGANWHEREAWDMFGIEFPDHPGLEPRIFTIETFEGWPLRKDFPLASRVAKPWPGVKEPAELDEDGNVIERQPQLGDAPGPYELDKAMAEQAKLANPQPVSDPATREGEEVEDALGGAAELAPDSGAVLAGDAEHSQEQHEDVKSEARVRAEAKRKSAAEARARKAAERAAAATGTEAAEAAGGAVAPGEDQFPESATAEANADAPPVSAGQPEATSWGNEADAHGTEGPVPGSRGQDEPSAPGDEAVAGEPAGRNGEPTRAGETSGAPATSADSPATPVAPGATFPGEDADADPADPADADAPYQGAGASEDLAEREGEEAAGTGGAVADALGGTEEHADAPGSSDAVGDDRGDRDGTDDGEERA; translated from the coding sequence GTGACGGACGTCCTGGCACGCAGGGATCGGGCGCTCAGCCCGGAGGAGACCGCCGAGCTGGTCCGGGTGCGGGCCGGTGACGCGGCCGTGGTCGGCTCCACCGTCGAGTACGGCACCTTCACGCTGTACGTCGCCAACGAGCACTTCGCCGAGGTGGCCCGCGTCTGCCGGGACGAGCGGGTCCTCGCCTACGACTTCTTCGACTGCCTGTTCGGGATCGACGCGCGTGACGAGGGCTTCGACATCGTCGCGATCCTGTACTCGACCTCGACCGGCAACCGGGTGGCGTTGCGCACCCGGTGCCCCGGCGGACGCGAGACGCCGACCTGTCCCTCGCTGACCGCGGTCTACCGCGGGGCGAACTGGCACGAACGTGAGGCCTGGGACATGTTCGGCATCGAGTTCCCGGACCATCCGGGGCTCGAGCCGCGCATCTTCACCATCGAGACCTTCGAGGGCTGGCCGCTGCGCAAGGACTTCCCGCTCGCGTCGCGGGTGGCCAAGCCCTGGCCGGGGGTGAAGGAGCCGGCCGAGCTCGACGAGGACGGCAACGTCATCGAGCGCCAGCCGCAGCTCGGCGACGCGCCCGGTCCCTACGAGCTCGACAAGGCGATGGCCGAACAGGCCAAGCTCGCCAACCCACAACCGGTGTCCGATCCCGCCACCCGCGAGGGCGAGGAGGTCGAGGACGCGCTCGGCGGTGCGGCCGAGCTCGCGCCCGACAGTGGTGCGGTGCTCGCGGGCGACGCCGAGCACTCCCAGGAGCAGCACGAGGACGTCAAGTCCGAGGCCCGGGTGCGGGCCGAGGCCAAGCGCAAGTCCGCCGCCGAGGCCCGAGCCCGCAAGGCGGCCGAGCGTGCGGCCGCCGCCACGGGGACCGAGGCGGCCGAGGCCGCCGGTGGTGCGGTCGCGCCCGGGGAGGACCAGTTCCCGGAGTCGGCGACGGCCGAGGCGAACGCCGACGCGCCACCGGTGAGCGCCGGGCAGCCGGAGGCCACCAGCTGGGGCAACGAGGCCGACGCCCACGGCACCGAGGGTCCGGTGCCCGGCTCGCGCGGGCAGGACGAGCCGAGCGCGCCGGGTGACGAGGCCGTCGCCGGCGAGCCGGCCGGTCGCAACGGCGAGCCGACCCGGGCGGGTGAGACCTCCGGCGCACCGGCCACGTCGGCCGACAGCCCGGCCACGCCGGTCGCGCCCGGCGCGACGTTCCCCGGCGAGGACGCCGACGCCGATCCCGCCGATCCCGCCGACGCCGACGCGCCGTACCAGGGCGCGGGAGCCAGCGAGGACCTCGCCGAGCGCGAGGGCGAGGAGGCCGCGGGGACCGGCGGCGCCGTCGCGGACGCGCTCGGCGGGACCGAGGAGCACGCCGACGCCCCGGGTTCGTCGGACGCGGTCGGCGACGACCGCGGCGACCGGGACGGCACCGACGACGGGGAGGAGCGCGCATGA
- a CDS encoding NADH-quinone oxidoreductase subunit D has product MSVSDLSAKQTIHPASAPGESLNLEIVGDGAFTTADMTLSVGPAHPATHGVLRVVLEMDGERVKSAHPVIGYMHRGFEKLAEHRDFRQNAALVNRHDWLSGMSNEIGLMLTVERMLEMEVPERAQWIRMLMAEYNRILNHLLFVGSYGLELGAITPMFYATRERERIQYLLESATGGRLHYTYNQPGGVKIDLPKGFLHQSVELVADVRKRLRDFDDLLLGNEIFQARTKGVGPLSTDVALSYGVSGPTLQATGIPEDVRVSEPYLKYDEVEVPVPVGENGDSWDRFYCLLGRMKASCHIIEQIHDHLPPGPVNVKLPKMVKAPEGATYARVENPLGSLGYWLESDGGRTPWRLKMRTASFSNVQVLPYLLEGVLVPDAISVLGSVFFVVGDVDR; this is encoded by the coding sequence ATGAGCGTCAGTGACCTCAGCGCCAAGCAGACCATCCACCCGGCGAGCGCCCCGGGGGAGAGCCTCAACCTCGAGATCGTCGGGGACGGCGCGTTCACGACCGCCGACATGACGCTGTCGGTGGGACCGGCGCACCCGGCCACGCACGGGGTGCTGCGGGTCGTGCTCGAGATGGACGGCGAGCGCGTGAAGTCCGCGCACCCGGTGATCGGGTACATGCACCGCGGGTTCGAGAAGCTCGCCGAGCACCGCGACTTCCGTCAGAACGCCGCGCTGGTCAACCGGCACGACTGGTTGTCGGGCATGTCCAACGAGATCGGACTGATGCTCACCGTCGAGCGCATGCTCGAGATGGAGGTGCCCGAGCGGGCGCAGTGGATCCGCATGCTGATGGCGGAGTACAACCGGATCCTCAACCACCTGCTGTTCGTCGGCTCCTACGGCCTCGAGCTCGGCGCCATCACGCCGATGTTCTACGCCACCCGCGAACGCGAGCGCATCCAGTACCTGCTCGAGTCGGCGACCGGCGGCCGGCTGCACTACACCTACAACCAGCCGGGCGGGGTGAAGATCGATCTGCCCAAGGGGTTCCTGCACCAGTCGGTCGAGTTGGTCGCCGACGTCAGGAAGCGTCTGCGCGACTTCGACGACCTGCTGTTGGGCAACGAGATCTTCCAGGCCAGGACCAAGGGGGTCGGGCCGCTGTCGACCGACGTGGCGCTGTCCTACGGCGTGTCGGGGCCGACCCTGCAGGCGACCGGTATCCCCGAGGACGTGCGGGTCTCGGAGCCCTATCTCAAGTACGACGAGGTCGAGGTCCCGGTGCCGGTCGGGGAGAACGGCGACAGCTGGGACCGCTTCTACTGCCTGCTCGGCCGGATGAAGGCCTCCTGCCACATCATCGAGCAGATCCACGACCACCTGCCTCCGGGGCCGGTCAACGTGAAGCTGCCCAAGATGGTCAAGGCCCCCGAGGGCGCCACCTACGCCCGCGTGGAGAACCCACTCGGATCGCTGGGCTACTGGTTGGAGTCCGACGGCGGTCGCACACCGTGGCGGCTGAAGATGCGCACCGCGTCGTTCTCCAACGTGCAGGTGCTGCCGTACCTGCTCGAGGGGGTGCTCGTGCCCGACGCCATCAGCGTCCTGGGCTCGGTCTTCTTCGTCGTGGGAGACGTCGACCGATGA
- a CDS encoding NADH-quinone oxidoreductase subunit A — MSFTEQYGAFAILVIVGCALYAIIMLGSRLVRPTVPSPLKLTTYECGVEAVGTGWSQMNIRYYVFAFLFVIFDVEAIFLFPWALVIGDLDGTTTPSALFALVAMFLFIATLLEGLMYAWKKGVLQWD, encoded by the coding sequence GTGAGCTTCACCGAGCAGTACGGCGCCTTCGCGATCCTCGTGATCGTCGGCTGCGCGCTGTACGCGATCATCATGCTCGGAAGCCGATTGGTGCGTCCGACCGTTCCCTCACCGCTGAAGCTGACGACCTACGAGTGCGGTGTCGAGGCGGTCGGGACCGGCTGGTCCCAGATGAACATCCGCTACTACGTCTTCGCGTTCCTGTTCGTCATCTTCGACGTCGAGGCGATCTTCCTGTTCCCGTGGGCGCTGGTCATCGGTGACCTCGACGGGACCACGACTCCCTCGGCGTTGTTCGCCCTCGTCGCGATGTTCCTGTTCATCGCCACGCTGCTCGAGGGCCTGATGTACGCCTGGAAGAAGGGGGTACTGCAATGGGACTGA